A part of Methanorbis furvi genomic DNA contains:
- a CDS encoding FprA family A-type flavoprotein, with product MATREIADRIYSVGTIDWDLRYFDAIMPTPRGSSYNSYLVKGSEKTALIDTCKPNDEADFITNLMRLDQHSLDYIIIDHAEQDHSGLLPLLLEIFPGAKVVTNETCKGLLLAMHHLEEVEERFIVIGDRETLSLGDKTLKFYLAPWVHWPDTMFTEVIEDKVLFTTDFLGTHYAAPTLYQDDESPDYLEAAKRYYAAIMMPFRSSVQEHLNLIDEIAPKIIGPSHGPVLRMPAKIIDLYRDWSGDSPKNLVIVAYVSMHGSTELMTKFLVDDLVQRGIPVHQYNLLETDTGVLGSAIVDAATIVIATPTVLFGPHPVAVNAAYLIRALRPKVQQIAVIGSYGWGTNAVNYLEEMLSPLSAKILEPVYIRGQPEETAITALHAMADAIVEHHKTL from the coding sequence ATGGCAACGCGTGAGATTGCTGACCGTATCTACTCGGTTGGAACCATTGACTGGGATCTGCGGTACTTTGACGCAATCATGCCCACCCCGCGAGGAAGCAGCTACAACTCCTACCTCGTAAAAGGCAGCGAAAAAACCGCCTTAATCGACACCTGCAAACCCAACGACGAGGCAGACTTCATCACCAACCTCATGCGTCTGGACCAGCACTCGCTGGACTACATCATCATCGACCACGCAGAACAGGACCACTCAGGTCTCCTGCCTCTGCTGCTCGAAATTTTCCCCGGTGCAAAAGTTGTCACCAACGAAACCTGCAAGGGTCTCCTTTTGGCAATGCATCATCTCGAAGAAGTTGAGGAACGCTTCATCGTCATCGGCGACCGGGAAACCCTCTCGCTCGGCGACAAAACCCTGAAGTTCTATCTCGCCCCCTGGGTCCACTGGCCCGACACCATGTTCACCGAAGTCATCGAAGACAAAGTACTCTTCACCACCGACTTCCTCGGCACGCACTATGCAGCGCCAACGCTCTATCAGGACGACGAAAGTCCCGACTACCTTGAAGCAGCAAAGCGTTACTATGCAGCCATCATGATGCCGTTCCGTTCCTCAGTGCAGGAGCACCTCAACCTCATCGATGAAATTGCGCCAAAGATCATCGGTCCAAGTCATGGTCCGGTTCTCAGAATGCCGGCGAAAATTATCGACCTCTATCGCGACTGGTCGGGCGACTCCCCCAAAAACCTTGTCATCGTAGCGTACGTCTCCATGCATGGAAGTACCGAACTCATGACAAAGTTCCTCGTCGACGATCTTGTCCAGCGCGGCATTCCGGTCCATCAGTACAACCTGCTGGAGACCGATACCGGCGTGCTTGGCAGCGCCATAGTGGATGCAGCAACAATCGTCATCGCAACGCCTACCGTACTCTTCGGCCCGCATCCGGTAGCGGTCAACGCCGCCTACCTCATTCGTGCACTCCGGCCCAAAGTACAGCAGATCGCGGTCATCGGCTCTTACGGCTGGGGTACCAATGCAGTCAACTACCTTGAAGAGATGCTCTCACCCTTAAGTGCCAAAATACTTGAGCCGGTATACATCAGAGGTCAGCCCGAGGAGACTGCAATTACTGCGCTCCATGCAATGGCAGATGCAATTGTTGAGCACCATAAAACCCTCTAA
- a CDS encoding rubredoxin produces the protein MDKYRCTICGYVYDPEKGAGIMYPAGTSFEKLPDTWKCPVCGAPKTQFKKV, from the coding sequence ATGGACAAATATCGTTGCACAATCTGCGGATATGTATATGACCCGGAAAAAGGAGCAGGCATCATGTACCCTGCCGGAACTTCGTTTGAAAAACTTCCTGACACCTGGAAATGCCCGGTCTGTGGCGCACCCAAAACCCAGTTCAAAAAGGTGTAA
- a CDS encoding GxxExxY protein, with amino-acid sequence MSLIFEDETYRIRGAVFEVYKSLGPGFLESVYQSALEHELKLRGIPFESQKELPVSYKNISVGKFRADIVCYNKIILELKAVEEITNEHLAQIKNYLKITNFDLGLLINFNHHPGVDIRRCIRDGVTYSVREDDVPYNYS; translated from the coding sequence ATGAGCCTAATTTTTGAAGATGAAACCTATCGTATTCGTGGAGCAGTATTCGAAGTCTACAAATCACTTGGTCCGGGATTTTTGGAATCAGTCTATCAAAGCGCTCTCGAACATGAATTGAAACTTCGTGGAATTCCATTCGAATCTCAGAAAGAATTGCCGGTTAGTTACAAAAATATCTCTGTAGGTAAATTCCGGGCCGATATCGTGTGTTATAATAAAATAATCCTTGAACTCAAAGCAGTCGAAGAGATAACCAATGAACATCTTGCCCAAATCAAAAATTATCTGAAAATAACAAATTTTGATCTTGGCCTTTTGATCAACTTCAATCATCATCCGGGGGTCGACATCAGGAGATGTATCCGCGACGGAGTAACATATTCAGTCAGAGAAGATGATGTTCCATACAATTATTCATAA
- a CDS encoding MFS transporter, translated as MDESAGQKIRGVIFGHFLIDIYTPILALILPLLIAGMDLSYFLAGMIVTVFNVTSSVSQPFVGWYGDKTGWRASVPLCLVIGSVGISLTAVTGNYVLLLFLAAGAAIGHALFHPAAMDIMYRLSPPAKRGLYNSIFTTSGSIGYAVGPLIAGILIVVGGLPAVAWLMIPGILGATWMYRNNRRSRGKSGAGTKAKVVEKNASEAAPRKRFWWVPAGLVVSICSLRAWAYLGVITYLPTLLILGHHGMDMFTASAIVTVMLFFGVAGQVVGGYMSDRFGRKEMLVLGLACAIPFFCLIFSTNEVLMYFGVMMYAFFASSCYVMSVTMTQDLLPGNVGFASGLTLGFSMGVGGLGAALIGWAADVLGSLSSAMFLLIVPIILCPVLALLIKYPLKSLARGHDRGADGDI; from the coding sequence ATGGACGAGAGTGCTGGCCAAAAGATCCGGGGAGTTATTTTCGGGCATTTTCTGATCGATATTTACACACCGATTCTGGCGCTGATCCTGCCGCTGCTGATCGCAGGGATGGATCTGAGTTATTTCCTTGCAGGTATGATTGTGACGGTGTTTAATGTGACGTCGTCGGTGTCCCAGCCGTTTGTGGGCTGGTACGGGGATAAGACCGGATGGCGGGCGAGTGTGCCGCTGTGTCTGGTGATCGGGAGTGTGGGGATTAGTCTGACGGCGGTTACGGGAAATTATGTTCTGCTGCTGTTTCTTGCAGCGGGAGCTGCTATTGGCCACGCACTGTTTCATCCGGCGGCGATGGATATTATGTACCGCTTGAGTCCTCCGGCAAAGCGGGGATTATATAACTCGATTTTTACGACGAGCGGAAGTATCGGGTATGCGGTCGGGCCGCTAATTGCAGGTATTCTGATTGTGGTCGGTGGTCTTCCGGCGGTTGCATGGCTGATGATTCCCGGGATTCTCGGGGCGACATGGATGTACCGGAACAACCGCAGGTCCCGCGGTAAGTCTGGTGCAGGTACGAAAGCGAAGGTTGTTGAGAAAAATGCGAGTGAAGCGGCACCCCGGAAACGGTTTTGGTGGGTGCCGGCAGGTTTGGTTGTTTCGATCTGTTCGCTTCGTGCGTGGGCATATCTCGGCGTGATTACGTATCTGCCGACGTTACTGATTCTTGGTCATCATGGAATGGACATGTTTACGGCGTCTGCGATTGTTACGGTGATGCTGTTCTTCGGTGTTGCGGGACAGGTTGTGGGCGGGTATATGTCGGACCGGTTTGGGAGAAAGGAGATGTTGGTGCTTGGTCTTGCGTGTGCAATTCCGTTTTTCTGTCTGATCTTTTCGACGAATGAGGTGCTGATGTATTTTGGCGTGATGATGTATGCGTTCTTTGCGTCGTCGTGTTATGTGATGTCGGTGACGATGACACAGGATCTGCTGCCGGGAAATGTGGGGTTTGCGTCAGGGCTGACTCTTGGGTTTTCGATGGGGGTCGGAGGTCTTGGTGCTGCGCTGATCGGATGGGCAGCTGATGTGCTCGGGTCGTTGTCAAGTGCGATGTTTCTGTTGATTGTGCCGATCATTTTGTGTCCGGTTCTGGCACTGCTGATCAAGTATCCGCTGAAGAGTCTGGCACGGGGACATGATAGAGGAGCTGACGGGGACATATAA
- a CDS encoding ABC transporter ATP-binding protein — protein sequence MREESEHKEHVGHEGHEGHDAHEGRHVHPHSHVEGYVHTHDHSHDCPHSHHGDVPGRAILQVAGVSFEYRSDPVLANVSVGVARGEILAILGPNGVGKSTLLKCMNLILTPKTGTVLLEEKDLMKMSGTEIAKNVGYVAQRNESAKMSVFDTVLLGRKPHLGLRVSERDYVIVEEALSRFGLLEMQLRSIDELSGGELQRVCICRAIVQEPSVLLLDEPTSALDLCRQMAILGVIRDVVDHHNVATVMTMHDLNLALRFADRFLFMKGGMVYAACDRSGVTADVIEAVYGIAVDIVMHKGLPMVVPR from the coding sequence GTGAGGGAGGAGTCTGAGCACAAAGAGCACGTGGGTCATGAGGGTCATGAGGGCCATGATGCTCATGAGGGTCGTCATGTGCATCCGCATTCGCATGTGGAAGGTTACGTGCATACGCATGATCACTCGCATGACTGCCCGCATTCGCATCACGGTGATGTCCCGGGCAGGGCTATCCTTCAGGTTGCAGGGGTGAGTTTTGAGTACCGGAGCGATCCGGTTCTTGCAAATGTTTCTGTTGGGGTTGCACGCGGAGAGATTCTTGCGATTCTCGGCCCGAATGGTGTGGGGAAGTCGACGCTTCTGAAGTGTATGAATCTGATTCTTACGCCGAAGACCGGCACGGTTCTTCTGGAGGAGAAGGATCTGATGAAAATGTCGGGGACAGAGATTGCGAAAAATGTCGGGTATGTTGCGCAGCGGAATGAGTCTGCAAAGATGAGCGTGTTTGATACGGTGCTTCTCGGGCGAAAACCGCATCTTGGGTTGCGGGTGAGTGAGAGGGATTATGTGATTGTTGAGGAGGCGCTGTCGCGTTTTGGTTTGTTGGAGATGCAGCTCCGCTCTATTGATGAGCTGTCGGGAGGTGAGCTTCAGCGGGTGTGTATCTGTCGTGCGATTGTGCAGGAGCCGTCTGTTCTTCTGCTGGATGAGCCGACGTCGGCTCTGGATCTGTGTCGGCAGATGGCGATTTTAGGGGTTATCCGGGATGTGGTGGATCATCATAATGTGGCAACGGTTATGACGATGCATGATCTGAATCTTGCGCTGCGGTTTGCGGACCGGTTTTTGTTTATGAAGGGCGGTATGGTGTATGCGGCGTGTGATCGGTCCGGGGTGACTGCTGATGTGATTGAGGCGGTGTATGGTATTGCGGTGGATATTGTGATGCATAAGGGTCTGCCGATGGTCGTGCCGCGATAA
- a CDS encoding iron ABC transporter permease produces the protein METETSSGQYRAYVARKILLILSGVALTVIMFFVSVSVGAVSIPIPDILGTLLGGQGTGLFERIIWNIRIPQALTAVVAGAGLAIAGVAMQSILRNPLASPFTLGLSNAAAFGAAIGILLFGAGTTGSSIADAVVVHNPYLTTLCAFIFSMLTTMIILLIARMRSATPETMVLAGVAISSLFSAGLMAIQYFVDDTKLASIVFWQFGDVSRSSWTELGIMAVVVVAAFGYILFKRWDYNAIDAGDETARGLGVNVERTRLIGMIAASVISAVIVAFLGVIGFVGLVCPHIVRRLIGDDHRFLIPGSFVCGAVLLLVSDTVARTIIAPHVLPVAVLTAFLGAPVFLYLIIRGRRM, from the coding sequence ATGGAGACTGAAACTTCGTCAGGACAGTACCGGGCATATGTCGCACGAAAAATTCTCCTGATCCTTTCAGGCGTTGCCCTCACTGTGATCATGTTTTTTGTTTCGGTGTCGGTTGGTGCGGTCTCGATTCCGATCCCTGATATTCTCGGAACACTGCTGGGCGGGCAGGGGACTGGACTGTTTGAGCGAATCATCTGGAATATTCGAATCCCGCAGGCGCTGACGGCAGTTGTTGCGGGAGCCGGTCTTGCGATTGCAGGAGTTGCGATGCAGTCGATTCTTCGAAATCCTCTCGCATCTCCTTTTACACTGGGTCTTTCCAATGCCGCGGCGTTTGGTGCTGCGATCGGTATTCTGCTGTTTGGTGCGGGCACGACCGGCAGCAGTATTGCTGACGCGGTGGTCGTGCATAATCCGTATCTGACGACGCTCTGTGCATTTATTTTCAGCATGCTGACGACGATGATTATTCTTCTGATTGCCCGGATGCGGTCGGCTACTCCTGAGACGATGGTCCTTGCGGGCGTTGCTATCAGTTCACTTTTCAGTGCGGGTCTGATGGCGATTCAGTATTTTGTGGATGATACGAAGCTTGCGTCGATTGTGTTCTGGCAGTTCGGGGATGTGTCGCGTTCAAGCTGGACCGAGCTTGGGATTATGGCGGTTGTGGTGGTTGCGGCGTTTGGCTACATTTTGTTCAAACGCTGGGACTACAATGCGATTGATGCGGGTGATGAGACTGCCCGGGGTCTCGGGGTGAATGTTGAGCGGACGCGTTTGATTGGTATGATTGCGGCATCTGTTATCAGTGCGGTGATTGTGGCGTTTCTTGGTGTGATCGGTTTTGTGGGTCTTGTCTGTCCGCATATTGTGCGTCGGCTGATCGGTGATGATCACCGGTTTTTGATTCCGGGAAGTTTTGTTTGCGGTGCGGTTCTTCTGCTGGTGTCTGATACCGTTGCCCGAACAATTATTGCGCCACATGTTCTGCCGGTTGCGGTGCTGACTGCGTTTCTTGGCGCTCCGGTGTTTCTGTATCTTATCATTCGGGGGCGGCGGATGTGA
- a CDS encoding ABC transporter substrate-binding protein, translated as MGNTAGTITIIDAFGREVTIPDNPQKIAVSGSGSMRYFVYLDVNLDRVVAVDYQDSDLFTRPNELRPYLLANPEIKNRQALGSAMAVVDNEKLLASGAEVLFMGGASSSNVATANMITEKTGIPVVMFYVGDYVTKGDQIRETLRMLGKILHTEKRADEIVAYFNGVEEDLKGRVADVPDAGKPTVYVCGISYNGAHGADGTDPNYLAFTLLGAKNVASNIGEVSQTGYAKVAKEQILAWDPDMIFVDLGTLTAAEGGAVVEFGSDAAYQGLSAVKNGEVYAVNPHTSMNVNHETSLANAYYIGKVLYPDKFADIDPAAKADEIYEFVVGAPVYEQLKANVQNLSFTKLEIPLL; from the coding sequence GTGGGGAATACTGCCGGTACCATCACAATAATCGATGCATTCGGTCGCGAGGTTACCATTCCTGACAATCCGCAGAAAATTGCGGTTTCCGGATCAGGTTCGATGCGGTACTTTGTGTATCTGGATGTGAATCTGGACCGCGTTGTTGCGGTTGACTATCAGGACAGCGATCTCTTCACTCGTCCAAATGAGCTGAGACCCTATCTACTCGCAAACCCTGAGATCAAAAATCGTCAGGCCCTCGGCTCTGCAATGGCTGTTGTTGACAATGAAAAACTTCTCGCATCAGGTGCAGAGGTTCTGTTTATGGGAGGCGCCAGCAGCTCAAACGTTGCGACCGCCAACATGATCACGGAAAAGACCGGTATTCCTGTGGTGATGTTTTATGTCGGCGACTATGTCACCAAAGGTGATCAGATCCGTGAGACTTTGCGGATGCTTGGAAAAATATTGCACACAGAGAAACGTGCTGATGAGATAGTCGCGTACTTTAACGGGGTTGAAGAGGATCTGAAAGGCCGCGTTGCAGACGTGCCGGACGCGGGAAAACCGACGGTGTATGTTTGCGGAATTTCCTACAACGGAGCTCACGGAGCTGACGGGACCGATCCGAATTATCTGGCATTCACCCTGCTTGGTGCAAAAAATGTTGCCTCAAATATTGGTGAGGTGAGTCAGACGGGTTATGCAAAAGTTGCAAAAGAGCAGATTCTTGCCTGGGATCCTGACATGATCTTTGTGGATCTTGGAACGCTTACCGCAGCAGAAGGCGGTGCAGTTGTCGAGTTTGGCAGTGATGCAGCGTATCAGGGGCTGTCTGCGGTGAAGAACGGCGAGGTGTATGCGGTAAATCCTCACACGTCGATGAACGTGAATCATGAGACAAGCCTTGCAAACGCGTACTATATCGGAAAAGTTCTGTACCCGGACAAGTTCGCAGATATTGATCCGGCAGCAAAGGCCGATGAGATCTACGAATTCGTTGTCGGTGCTCCGGTCTACGAACAGCTGAAAGCAAATGTGCAGAATTTGTCGTTCACGAAGCTGGAGATCCCTCTGTTGTGA
- a CDS encoding FmdE family protein gives MKDFADVIAFHGHVCGGLALGYKACELAAQELGLDFSEDEEIVALTETDSCTVDAIQVLFGCTAGKGNLFVNNWGKTAFSFYRRDNNTSIRLVAIPDAVPKDPRMNELRPKIMRGDATEGENVEYHHLVHEHVDQILSIPAEKLFEIKETTLPLPSEASIYYNVMCSVCGEHVAEGRAKQVDGKYVCIPCQKK, from the coding sequence ATGAAAGATTTTGCCGATGTCATAGCATTTCACGGTCACGTCTGCGGTGGTCTTGCGCTCGGATACAAAGCCTGTGAACTTGCCGCACAGGAACTTGGCCTCGACTTCTCTGAAGATGAGGAGATTGTGGCACTCACCGAGACAGACTCCTGTACGGTTGATGCAATCCAGGTACTGTTCGGCTGCACCGCAGGCAAAGGAAATCTCTTCGTCAACAACTGGGGCAAAACCGCATTCTCCTTCTACCGCCGCGACAACAACACCTCGATCCGGCTTGTCGCCATCCCGGACGCCGTGCCAAAAGACCCGCGAATGAACGAGCTCAGGCCGAAGATTATGAGAGGAGACGCAACCGAAGGCGAAAATGTCGAGTACCATCATCTGGTCCACGAACATGTGGATCAGATTCTTTCAATCCCTGCAGAAAAACTGTTTGAGATCAAAGAGACAACGCTCCCCCTCCCAAGTGAGGCATCCATCTACTATAATGTGATGTGTTCGGTCTGCGGTGAACATGTTGCAGAAGGACGGGCAAAACAGGTGGACGGAAAATACGTCTGCATCCCCTGCCAGAAAAAATAA
- a CDS encoding pentapeptide repeat-containing protein has translation MPPRRRTRFDQDQYEMFRRCSEAMDFTEWNGWYAEDLVQTQYLRSTDSYGAHLAGADLAYWYLEGADLRYAQLQGADLSYSYLKRANLANANLSGTNLWRAFLGGAELSGANPDAAVYDGAGKIKYDATQASLLRSAAESGNIALWNDWYQKELSKDGNDIRMYGAHLEEASLRNLDLSGAVLCYAHLEGSDLRHVKLCGANLLHVHLEGADLWQADLCDADLRHAELGGANLAGAKKDRALF, from the coding sequence ATGCCGCCACGACGTCGTACGCGATTTGATCAGGATCAATACGAGATGTTCCGCCGCTGTTCAGAAGCGATGGACTTTACGGAGTGGAACGGCTGGTATGCGGAAGATCTTGTGCAGACCCAGTATCTGCGGAGTACTGACTCTTACGGGGCGCATCTTGCCGGTGCAGATCTTGCGTACTGGTATCTGGAGGGTGCGGATCTGCGGTATGCCCAGCTGCAGGGTGCGGATCTTTCGTATTCGTATCTGAAGCGGGCGAATCTTGCGAATGCAAATCTTTCGGGTACGAATCTGTGGCGTGCGTTCCTTGGCGGAGCAGAGCTGTCGGGAGCAAATCCTGATGCTGCGGTGTATGACGGGGCAGGAAAGATCAAGTATGATGCAACCCAGGCTTCGCTTCTGCGGTCAGCTGCCGAGTCAGGAAATATTGCTCTCTGGAATGACTGGTATCAGAAGGAGCTTTCCAAGGATGGGAACGATATTCGGATGTACGGGGCGCATCTGGAGGAGGCGTCTCTTCGCAATCTTGATCTGAGCGGGGCTGTTTTGTGCTATGCACATCTGGAGGGTTCGGATCTCCGGCATGTGAAGTTGTGCGGTGCGAATCTTTTGCATGTGCATCTGGAGGGAGCCGATCTGTGGCAGGCGGATTTGTGCGATGCGGATCTGCGGCATGCGGAGCTTGGCGGTGCGAACCTTGCGGGCGCGAAGAAGGATAGGGCGCTGTTTTAA
- a CDS encoding FAD-dependent oxidoreductase, producing the protein MNAHDITIYSTKNCPHCNNLKAWLDGKGFSYRSLDVGKDVDAAREMIDLTGQRGVPVIVIDGEVIVGFDRRKIEPLLLIDKTGHIPDDHELIIIGSGAAGLSAAMYAGRKEIETLVIGGARGGMAVRSSEIENYPGFYQISGESLMNLFVDQAESHGGVIFDDVVTGFSRSGDTFQVETLSGRRFTADAVIAALGRSPRMSGVPGEEEYFGRGVSICTTCDGPLFKGKEVAVYGGGNTAVDMALELSDIASKVTLVSRSALKADEISVERLRAKKNVVIETGFVITAIHGERTVASVDIAQASDMKNVRTIVIDGLFLGLGLTPNTAVFKGQVAMNASGEILVDENCRTNVPGLFAAGDATSVESKQVGVAAGEGIKASLAAYSYLKKRSL; encoded by the coding sequence ATGAATGCTCATGATATTACCATATATTCCACAAAAAATTGTCCTCATTGTAATAATCTGAAGGCGTGGCTTGATGGAAAGGGATTTTCCTATCGTTCGCTTGATGTCGGCAAGGATGTTGATGCCGCACGGGAGATGATCGATCTCACCGGTCAGCGCGGGGTGCCGGTTATTGTGATCGATGGAGAGGTTATTGTCGGATTTGATCGCCGCAAGATTGAGCCGCTGCTTTTGATCGACAAGACCGGACACATTCCTGATGATCATGAGCTCATCATTATCGGGTCAGGTGCTGCGGGACTTTCTGCTGCGATGTATGCCGGACGAAAGGAGATCGAGACTCTGGTGATCGGCGGGGCACGCGGGGGGATGGCTGTCAGAAGTTCGGAGATTGAAAACTATCCGGGATTTTATCAGATCAGCGGGGAGTCGCTGATGAATCTGTTTGTGGATCAGGCCGAGTCGCACGGCGGCGTTATCTTTGATGATGTGGTGACCGGATTTTCCCGGTCCGGCGATACATTTCAGGTGGAGACTCTTTCGGGTAGAAGGTTCACTGCTGATGCGGTGATTGCCGCGCTCGGCAGGTCTCCGCGTATGAGCGGAGTCCCGGGGGAAGAGGAGTATTTTGGACGCGGGGTTTCCATCTGCACGACCTGTGACGGCCCTCTGTTTAAGGGAAAGGAGGTTGCGGTTTACGGCGGCGGGAATACGGCGGTCGATATGGCTCTTGAACTGAGTGATATTGCATCAAAGGTGACGCTTGTTTCCCGCAGTGCCTTGAAGGCTGATGAGATTTCGGTGGAACGGCTGAGAGCAAAGAAAAATGTGGTAATTGAGACAGGGTTTGTGATCACGGCGATTCACGGCGAACGAACGGTTGCATCTGTTGATATTGCCCAGGCTTCTGATATGAAAAATGTCAGAACGATTGTTATCGATGGTCTGTTCCTTGGTCTCGGGCTTACGCCGAATACTGCGGTGTTCAAAGGTCAGGTTGCGATGAATGCATCAGGCGAGATTCTTGTTGATGAGAACTGCCGGACGAATGTTCCGGGTTTGTTTGCGGCAGGAGATGCGACGTCAGTTGAGAGCAAGCAGGTTGGTGTTGCCGCGGGTGAAGGGATTAAGGCGTCTCTTGCGGCGTATTCGTATCTGAAAAAGCGTAGTTTGTGA
- a CDS encoding AI-2E family transporter, whose translation MNIGVFARDHFSLIVIAAIFLLTLILARDYLFIAVFSLSIAVVCMPLHRWLSKKVPDWISAGFIATGITAGVVGVGIGAIIVLLSDLEYLVFMLKTIIDKIFLILGHAGGSHDVGGFVDALTSMITAAFPKVVLGFAEFVPALIIDVILFFALLYCFIVLGDRIWDDLWSVLPETSKGNMGLMATKTKDILYALYIVHVFLAVLTFFLAYGFFLMLGYGHEMFYAMLCAVFALIPFLGPIMVLIFVGLYSLAIGDWRGVILICTIGYFLLCVVTDIILRPRLTGRKVEIRPMLMFVGFFGGAMVMGLLGFVLGPVLLVLTMAGYEIFIKEARKGKQVQSEVTDSVSE comes from the coding sequence ATGAATATTGGCGTCTTTGCACGGGATCATTTCAGTCTCATTGTTATTGCCGCAATTTTTCTTCTCACCCTAATTCTTGCCCGCGACTATCTTTTCATTGCCGTCTTTTCCTTATCGATAGCTGTTGTGTGTATGCCGCTTCACCGGTGGCTTTCCAAAAAGGTTCCTGATTGGATCTCTGCGGGATTTATTGCCACAGGTATCACGGCAGGTGTTGTCGGTGTCGGCATTGGAGCGATTATTGTTCTGTTGTCGGACTTGGAGTATCTTGTTTTCATGCTGAAAACAATTATAGACAAGATTTTTTTGATTCTTGGCCATGCGGGTGGAAGTCATGATGTGGGAGGGTTTGTTGATGCACTTACTTCGATGATTACGGCAGCGTTTCCCAAAGTTGTTCTCGGTTTTGCGGAGTTCGTTCCTGCTCTTATTATTGATGTCATTCTCTTCTTTGCCCTGCTCTACTGTTTCATTGTTCTGGGCGACCGGATTTGGGACGATCTCTGGTCGGTCCTTCCGGAAACTTCGAAGGGCAACATGGGTCTGATGGCTACGAAGACGAAGGATATTTTGTACGCGCTCTACATTGTGCATGTGTTCCTTGCGGTGCTGACGTTTTTCCTTGCGTACGGATTTTTCCTTATGCTCGGATACGGGCATGAGATGTTTTATGCGATGCTGTGTGCGGTGTTTGCGCTGATTCCATTCCTCGGCCCGATCATGGTTCTGATATTTGTTGGTCTGTACTCGCTTGCGATCGGTGACTGGCGCGGCGTTATTCTGATCTGTACGATCGGTTATTTCCTGCTGTGCGTTGTGACGGATATTATTCTGCGACCGCGACTTACCGGAAGGAAGGTGGAGATCCGGCCGATGCTGATGTTTGTCGGATTTTTCGGCGGTGCTATGGTGATGGGACTCTTGGGTTTTGTTCTCGGCCCGGTTCTTTTGGTGTTGACCATGGCCGGTTATGAGATTTTTATCAAAGAGGCCCGAAAAGGAAAGCAGGTTCAGTCGGAAGTGACTGATTCTGTTTCCGAATAA